In one window of Henckelia pumila isolate YLH828 chromosome 1, ASM3356847v2, whole genome shotgun sequence DNA:
- the LOC140866308 gene encoding NAC domain-containing protein 30 — protein sequence MEMESCIPPGFRFHPTEEELVGYYLNRKINALKIDLDVIVEIDLYRMEPWDIQDRCRLGCEERNEWYFFSHKDRKYPTGTRTNRATNAGFWKATGRDKAVLSKDRIIGMRKTLVFYRGRAPNGRKTDWIMHEYRLQTSEHGPPQEEGWVVCRAFRKPNPTQKQGLINPWMNSRKYMIPPYPSSPSSSNINILHNFNPITQYDHETPLIPHFENHMLELPNLDSPSISTSFANNFEEIEDENSSFRKDWNSSFDRDDLGSQLVLDHHLEPSSHANAGGGLPPVSFNIDELVAQNHLSSVFESFPELM from the exons ATGGAGATGGAGTCATGTATCCCTCCAGGCTTTCGATTTCACCCGACTGAGGAAGAACTCGTCGGCTACTATCTCAACAGAAAGATCAACGCTCTGAAAATTGATCTTGATGTGATCGTCGAGATTGATCTCTACAGAATGGAGCCATGGGACATTCAAG ATAGATGTAGACTGGGATGTGAAGAAAGGAATGAATGGTATTTTTTCAGTCACAAAGACAGGAAGTACCCGACAGGCACGCGAACCAACCGAGCAACGAATGCTGGTTTCTGGAAGGCCACAGGGAGGGACAAGGCAGTGCTTTCTAAGGACAGAATCATCGGAATGAGAAAGACATTGGTGTTTTACAGAGGGCGCGCGCCTAACGGAAGGAAAACCGATTGGATCATGCACGAATATCGCCTCCAGACATCTGAACATGGACCTCCTCAG GAAGAAGGCTGGGTGGTTTGTCGGGCATTCAGGAAACCGAATCCAACTCAAAAACAAGGGTTAATAAATCCATGGATGAACAGCAGAAAATACATGATCCCACCATATCCCAGCTCCCCGAGTAGTAGCAATATTAATATTCTGCATAATTTCAACCCCAtaactcaatatgatcatgaAACTCCACTGATCCCACATTTCGAAAATCATATGCTGGAGCTTCCAAATCTTGACAGTCCCTCCATTTCCACGAGTTTCGCAAACAACTTCGAAGAAATCGAAGACGAAAACAGCAGCTTTCGAAAAGATTGGAATTCGAGCTTTGATAGAGACGATCTTGGATCTCAACTAGTACTTGATCATCATCTCGAGCCTTCGTCGCATGCGAACGCAGGCGGCGGCTTGCCCCCGGTGTCTTTCAATATTGACGAGTTAGTAGCTCAAAACCATCTAAGTAGCGTATTTGAATCCTTTCCGGAGTTAATGTAG
- the LOC140874628 gene encoding protein disulfide-isomerase 5-2-like isoform X3 encodes MMPSSSAIYFSVFSLHVFLLHSSIWASEYQFKLDGKVLELHDSNFDAAISTFDYVFVDFYAPWCGHCKRLSPELDKAAPLLAGLKKPIVVAKVDADKYKSLASKHDIDGYPTLKIFVHGVYTEYYGPRKADLLVRYLTKFVAPDVTILSSDSAIREFIEAAGSYFPIFIGFGLNESTISNLAIKYKKRAWFSVAKDFSDEIMTTYDFDKAPALAAIHLASNEHSIFYGPLEEKFLENYIKQNFFPLVLPLNQDTLKSLEDDPRKIVVTILNDEGNEKSKGLLKVLKAAASENRDLIFGYVGFKQWEDFAESFDVSKKTKLPKMVLWDGDEEYYLICGPKYQNSWKVIEKEEL; translated from the exons ATGATGCCTTCTTCATCAGCAATCTATTTCTCAGTTTTTTCACTTCACGTTTTCTTGCTTCATTCATCCATCTGGGCATCGGAGTATCAGTTCAAATTGGATGGTAAAGTCTTGGAGCTACACGATTCCAACTTCGACGCCGCCATTTCGACGTTCGATTACGTGTTTGTTGACTTCTATGCTCCCTGGTGCGGCCACTGCAAGCGCCTATCTCCAGag CTGGACAAAGCGGCCCCACTTTTAGCTGGACTGAAGAAGCCTATAGTCGTTGCGAAAGTAGATGCTGACAAGTACAAAAGTCTTGCTTCTAAGCATGACATTGA TGGATATCCAACTCTAAAGATATTTGTGCATGGAGTCTATACTGAATATTATGGACCAAGGAAAGCTGATTTGCTTGTTCGATATTTGACAAAATTTGTTGCTCCTGATGTCACTATTCTTAGTTCTGATTCTGCTATTAGAGAATTTATTGAAGCAGCTGGTAGTTATTTTCCTATATTCATAGGCTTTGGCTTAAATGAGTCCACGATATCAAATTTGGCTATCAAGTATAAAAAGAGAGCATGGTTTTCTGTTGCCAAGGATTTCTCTGATGAAATAATGACTACATATGATTTTGACAAGGCACCTGCCTTGGCTGCAATTCATTTAGCCTCCAATGAACATAGCATTTTCTATGGGCCTCTTGAAG AGAAATTTCTCGAGAACTACATAAAGCAGAATTTTTTCCCTCTGGTTCTGCCGTTAAATCAAGACACGTTGAAGTCTCTGGAGGATGATCCAAGAAAAATAGTTGTAACGATATTGAATGATGAAGGAAATGAGAAATCAAAAGGATTGTTAAAAGTTCTAAAGGCCGCTGCCTCTGAAAATCGTGACTTAATATTTGGTTATGTGGGGTTCAAGCAGTGGGAAGATTTTGCTGAATCATTTGATGTCTCCAAGAAAACAAAGCTTCCGAAGATGGTGTTATGGGATGGCGATGAGGAATATTATTTG ATATGTGGACCCAAGTATCAAAATTCCTGGAAGGTTATAGAGAAGGAAGAGTTATAA
- the LOC140866334 gene encoding uncharacterized protein: MASTHTQILPTEEEPPYPTSRSFRPPGGRRTSSFSSSSTSNSWDSFGSFYDEYPPFSPISTPPKFNGVPFSWEKIPGIPKHQLLVPKMDESSANLLPLPPAGNSNSSTKKLSHNQEQRHHSSNRFKRDPFFAALVECSKDGDHDHDDTNLVHTGKGSDSKISRTLSDGFGCIDMYTSCKRTCAISESIVCLPKSKPRYDRLNRRSS, translated from the coding sequence ATGGCTTCTACTCACACTCAAATCCTCCCAACTGAGGAAGAACCACCATATCCCACTTCGAGATCATTCCGCCCACCCGGAGGCCGCCGGACATCGTCATTTTCATCGTCATCCACGTCGAATTCGTGGGATTCATTTGGATCCTTCTACGACGAGTACCCTCCATTTAGTCCAATCTCCACCCCACCTAAATTCAACGGAGTTCCATTTTCTTGGGAAAAAATTCCCGGGATCCCCAAGCACCAATTATTAGTACCCAAAATGGACGAATCCTCCGCGAATCTCCTCCCGTTGCCGCCGGCCGGAAACTCCAATTCCTCCACCAAGAAGCtgtctcacaatcaagaacagAGACATCACTCCAGCAACAGATTCAAAAGGGATCCATTCTTCGCGGCCCTAGTCGAATGTTCCAAGGATGGCGACCATGATCACGACGACACCAACCTTGTTCATACCGGGAAGGGGTCAGACTCCAAGATTTCAAGAACTTTGAGCGATGGATTCGGGTGCATTGACATGTACACTTCTTGTAAGAGAACTTGCGCGATTTCGGAATCCATTGTCTGTCTGCCTAAATCGAAGCCACGTTACGATCGGCTCAACCGACGCTCAAGTTAG
- the LOC140874652 gene encoding ABC transporter G family member 25-like, translating to MYQRCWLFIPLAYLFLFFFATFFKNKFPISKKVTMLPDSASNARESSCSDSTHSQSFPSSFPITLKFADVSYKIKLHESNTKSSIRSMFAAGASATSSDVENPHLERTILNGVTGVAAPGKILAVLGPSGSGKSTLLNALAGRLHHGHGLTGTVLFNNRKLTKDVVKKTGFVTQDDVLYPHLTVRETLVFCSLLRLPSSVPKEEKLSIAESVMAELGLSKCENTIIGNSFVRGISGGERKRVSIAHEMLIDPSLLILDEPTSGLDATAAFRLVATLGGLAAKGKTVVTSLHQPSSRVYQMFDDLIVLSEGRCIYFGKRSEAMGYFESVGFSPCFPMNPADFMLDLANGVYQLDGSSEKEKPNVRQSLVQSYNSVLAPTVKLACRDAPSAVPKERLNHTTKHYGWTSHFSTLFNQFTILLQRNLKERKHETFNSLRVFQVITASLLAGFMWWHSDYHDIQDRLGLLFFFSIFWGVFPSFNAVFAFPQERAIFVKERASGMYTLLSYFMARITGDLPMELILPTLFLCIAYWMTGLKPELSSFLLTVLVLLGYVLVSQGLGLALGALIMDSKKASTVVTVTMLAFVLTGGYYVHKVPSLMSWIKYVSTTFYSYRLLIYVQYGDGEGIYKFLSCSSGRQDTSTCKLIDEDIRGQIHPAVSASILLIMFVGYRLIAYMALRRLRA from the exons ATGTACCAGAGATGTTGGCTCTTCATTCCACTTGCAtatctctttctttttttttttgccaccTTCTTCAAAAACAAATTTCCCATTTCAAAGAAAGTCACAATGCTGCCTGATTCTGCGAGTAATGCAAGAGAAAGCTCGTGTTCGGATTCAACACACTCTCAGAGCTTCCCATCTTCTTTCCCGATCACCCTCAAA TTCGCGGACGTTTCGTACAAAATAAAGCTGCATGAAAGCAACACGAAATCAAGCATTAGAAGCATGTTTGCCGCAGGAGCTTCCGCGACATCATCGGACGTGGAGAATCCTCATCTGGAACGAACCATCTTGAACGGAGTCACGGGCGTGGCGGCGCCGGGGAAGATCCTGGCCGTTCTCGGCCCCTCCGGCAGCGGGAAGTCGACGTTGCTGAACGCGCTTGCCGGGCGGCTCCACCACGGGCACGGCCTCACGGGGACGGTGCTCTTCAATAACCGGAAGTTGACGAAAGACGTTGTCAAGAAAACCGGTTTCGTCACCCAAGACGACGTGTTGTACCCTCACCTCACGGTTCGGGAAACTCTCGTTTTCTGCTCCCTACTGAGGCTCCCGAGTTCGGTCCCCAAAGAAGAGAAGCTTTCGATCGCAGAGTCGGTGATGGCCGAGCTGGGCCTGTCGAAATGCGAGAACACCATCATAGGCAACAGTTTCGTACGCGGGATTTCCGGCGGGGAGAGGAAAAGAGTGAGCATAGCTCACGAGATGTTGATAGACCCGAGCCTGTTGATCTTGGACGAACCCACGTCGGGGCTTGACGCGACGGCGGCGTTTAGGCTGGTTGCGACGCTGGGTGGGCTGGCGGCGAAGGGGAAGACGGTGGTGACGTCTCTCCACCAGCCGTCGAGCCGGGTCTACCAGATGTTCGATGATTTGATCGTGTTGTCGGAGGGGCGATGCATATACTTCGGCAAACGAAGCGAGGCGATGGGGTATTTCGAGAGCGTGGGGTTTTCGCCGTGCTTTCCCATGAATCCTGCTGATTTCATGCTCGATCTCGCTAATG GTGTATACCAGCTCGATGGTTCGAGCGAGAAAGAAAAGCCTAATGTGAGACAATCCCTCGTACAATCCTACAATAGTGTGCTAGCTCCTACGGTCAAGTTAGCTTGCAGGGATGCACCGAGCGCGGTCCCCAAGGAGAGATTGAACCACACGACCAAGCATTATGGTTGGACAAGCCATTTTTCAACTCTGTTCAATCAATTCACCATTCTCCTCCAAAGAAACCTCAAGGAGAGAAAGCATGAGACTTTCAATTCTTTACGCGTTTTTCAAGTGATCACGGCTTCGTTGCTAGCCGGTTTCATGTGGTGGCATTCGGATTACCATGACATCCAAGACCGTCTaggccttctcttcttcttcagcATCTTCTGGGGAGTTTTCCCATCTTTCAACGCGGTGTTCGCCTTCCCTCAAGAACGAGCTATTTTCGTGAAGGAAAGGGCCTCCGGTATGTACACGCTGTTGTCTTATTTCATGGCTCGAATCACCGGAGACTTGCCGATGGAGTTGATCCTTCCCACATTGTTCCTCTGCATAGCATATTGGATGACAGGCTTAAAACCAGAGCTCTCTTCTTTTTTGCTGACGGTGCTAGTCTTGCTCGGCTATGTGCTCGTTTCGCAAGGGCTCGGTCTGGCACTAGGGGCGCTGATAATGGATTCCAAGAAAGCTTCAACTGTAGTTACTGTCACAATGCTGGCATTTGTTCTGACAGGAGGGTATTATGTGCACAAAGTGCCATCCTTGATGTCATGGATAAAATATGTTTCAACTACATTTTACAGCTACAGGCTTCTTATCTATGTTCAATATGGGGATGGGGAGGGAATTTATAAGTTCCTCAGTTGCTCGTCTGGAAGACAAGATACGTCGACCTGTAAATTGATCGACGAAGATATTCGTGGCCAAATCCATCCTGCAGTGTCTGCTAGCATACTGCTGATCATGTTTGTAGGGTATAGATTAATTGCGTATATGGCTTTAAGGCGACTCAGAGCTTGA
- the LOC140890119 gene encoding proteasome subunit alpha type-4-like translates to MSRRYDSRTTIFSPEGRLYQVEYAMEAIGNAGSAIGILSTDGVVLVGEKKVVSKLLETSTSVEKMYKIDDHVACAVAGIMSDANILINTARLQAQRYAYAYQEPMPVEQLVQSLCDTKQGYTQFGGLRPFGVSFLFAGWDKNYGFQLYMSDPSGNFSGWKAAAIGANNQAAQSILKQDYKDDMTREEAVQLAIKVLSKTMDSTSLNSEKLELSEIFLSSGKVKFQVCSADKLNKLLVKSGLTQPAAEA, encoded by the coding sequence ATGTCTCGAAGATATGATAGCCGTACAACAATCTTTTCCCCAGAAGGTCGGCTTTACCAGGTTGAGTATGCAATGGAAGCAATTGGAAATGCAGGGAGCGCCATTGGGATTTTGAGTACAGATGGAGTTGTCCTAGTTGGAGAAAAGAAAGTTGTTTCTAAACTGCTCGAGACCTCAACGTCAGTTGAGAAGATGTACAAGATTGATGACCACGTAGCATGTGCTGTTGCTGGGATCATGTCTGATGCCAACATTCTTATTAACACAGCCAGGCTCCAGGCCCAGCGTTATGCATATGCTTACCAAGAACCGATGCCAGTTGAACAACTGGTTCAGTCTCTATGTGACACCAAGCAAGGCTACACACAGTTTGGTGGCCTCCGCCCCTTTGGTGTTTCATTCCTGTTTGCAGGCTGGGATAAAAATTATGGATTTCAGCTTTACATGAGCGACCCTAGTGGGAATTTCAGTGGTTGGAAGGCTGCAGCAATTGGAGCTAACAACCAGGCTGCACAATCTATCCTTAAGCAGGATTACAAAGACGACATGACTAGAGAAGAGGCGGTACAGCTTGCGATAAAGGTGCTCAGCAAAACAATGGATAGCACAAGTCTCAACTCAGAAAAGCTTGAACTGTCGGAGATTTTTCTGTCTTCTGGGAAAGTGAAGTTTCAGGTGTGTTCTGCGGATAAACTCAACAAGCTGCTGGTGAAGTCTGGGCTGACACAACCTGCTGCTGAAGCCTGA
- the LOC140874628 gene encoding protein disulfide-isomerase 5-2-like isoform X2, with product MSQFSSYTDQLDKAAPLLAGLKKPIVVAKVDADKYKSLASKHDIDGYPTLKIFVHGVYTEYYGPRKADLLVRYLTKFVAPDVTILSSDSAIREFIEAAGSYFPIFIGFGLNESTISNLAIKYKKRAWFSVAKDFSDEIMTTYDFDKAPALAAIHLASNEHSIFYGPLEEKFLENYIKQNFFPLVLPLNQDTLKSLEDDPRKIVVTILNDEGNEKSKGLLKVLKAAASENRDLIFGYVGFKQWEDFAESFDVSKKTKLPKMVLWDGDEEYYLVIGSESIDETDMWTQVSKFLEGYREGRVIKKRYAGSALMDFINSQLGGRYVLILIFVVLVMVLIRSTNMEEPPTVGIRDQADDARSSTVHPQTKDLRQNENKED from the exons ATGTCGCAATTTTCTTCTTACACAGACCAG CTGGACAAAGCGGCCCCACTTTTAGCTGGACTGAAGAAGCCTATAGTCGTTGCGAAAGTAGATGCTGACAAGTACAAAAGTCTTGCTTCTAAGCATGACATTGA TGGATATCCAACTCTAAAGATATTTGTGCATGGAGTCTATACTGAATATTATGGACCAAGGAAAGCTGATTTGCTTGTTCGATATTTGACAAAATTTGTTGCTCCTGATGTCACTATTCTTAGTTCTGATTCTGCTATTAGAGAATTTATTGAAGCAGCTGGTAGTTATTTTCCTATATTCATAGGCTTTGGCTTAAATGAGTCCACGATATCAAATTTGGCTATCAAGTATAAAAAGAGAGCATGGTTTTCTGTTGCCAAGGATTTCTCTGATGAAATAATGACTACATATGATTTTGACAAGGCACCTGCCTTGGCTGCAATTCATTTAGCCTCCAATGAACATAGCATTTTCTATGGGCCTCTTGAAG AGAAATTTCTCGAGAACTACATAAAGCAGAATTTTTTCCCTCTGGTTCTGCCGTTAAATCAAGACACGTTGAAGTCTCTGGAGGATGATCCAAGAAAAATAGTTGTAACGATATTGAATGATGAAGGAAATGAGAAATCAAAAGGATTGTTAAAAGTTCTAAAGGCCGCTGCCTCTGAAAATCGTGACTTAATATTTGGTTATGTGGGGTTCAAGCAGTGGGAAGATTTTGCTGAATCATTTGATGTCTCCAAGAAAACAAAGCTTCCGAAGATGGTGTTATGGGATGGCGATGAGGAATATTATTTG GTTATTGGCTCAGAAAGCATTGATGAAACAGATATGTGGACCCAAGTATCAAAATTCCTGGAAGGTTATAGAGAAGGAAGAGTTATAAAAAAACGCTACGCTGGTTCTGCCTTGATGGATTTCATAAATTCACAACTTGGAGGGAGATATGTTCTCATTCTTATATTTGTGGTACTGGTAATGGTGCTGATCCGGTCAACAAATATGGAGGAACCTCCGACTGTGGGTATCCGAGACCAAGCCGATGATGCAAGGAGCTCCACCGTGCACCCACAAACGAAAGATTTGCGTCAAAATGAGAACAAGGAAGACTGA
- the LOC140874643 gene encoding receptor homology region, transmembrane domain- and RING domain-containing protein 2 — MLNFWVFSRCLFCLMCAFTAFGKVVLIRNNVTSSFQDIEANFAPSVKGSGIYGTLYVAEPLDACSPLTNKIVTKMNDTRYSFALIIRGVCSFDEKVRRAQVAGFKAAIVYDNEDGDLVAMAGNSAGVKINAVFVSKASGETLAKYSGAVDTEIWISPVYENSAWSIMAISFISLLAMSAVLATCFFIRRHRIRRERPQAPRVREFHGMSRRLVKAMPSLTFTAVLEDNCTSSTCAICLEDYNIGEKLRILPCCHKFHAVCVDAWLTSWRTFCPVCKRDARTSTGEPPASESTPLLSSSPASSMLSSFRSSLASSSAMQIGQSSLQSTSFSRPQSISTTPYNTYYHQSPNLSTSQSSADLRNMSSQRSLGSYLISPHSLGYPSISPLNSRYMSPYIPSPSNASSSYIGSSSRPPNPLHYSESAASFSPFASAQSLPGC, encoded by the exons ATGTTGAATTTCTGGGTATTTTCCCGCTGCCTTTTCTGTTTAATGTGTGCTTTCACGGCTTTTGGGAAGGTGGTTTTGATTAGAAACAATGTTACTTCTTCTTTTCAAGACATTGAAGCTAATTTTG CTCCATCGGTGAAAGGGTCGGGGATATACGGCACATTATATGTGGCAGAACCGTTGGATGCATGCTCTCCCCTGACTAATAAAATTGTTACAAAAATGAATGACACCAGGTATTCATTTGCATTGATAATCAGGGGAGTATGTAGCTTTGATGAAAAAGTCAGGAGAGCGCAAGTTGCTGGGTTTAAAGCAGCCATAGTCTACGATAATGAGGATGGCGATCTAGTTGCAA TGGCTGGGAATTCTGCTGGTGTAAAGATCAATGCAGTTTTTGTATCCAAAGCGTCAGGTGAAACGCTGGCAAAATATTCTGGTGCTGTTGATACTGAGATATGGATATCCCCAGTCTATGAAAACTCAGCATGGTCTATCATGGCTATATCTTTCATATCGTTACTCGCCATGTCTGCTGTGTTAGCTACTTGTTTTTTCATTCGAAGGCATCGCATAAGAAGAGAACGGCCTCAAGCTCCTCGTGTACGAGAATTTCATGGGATGAGCCGCCGCTTGGTAAAAGCCATGCCAAGCCTAACTTTTACTGCAGTTTTAGAGGACAATTGTACCTCGAGCACGTGTGCCATATGTCTTGAAGACTACAACATTGGAGAGAAGCTTAGAATTCTCCCATGCTGCCACA AATTCCACGCTGTATGTGTCGATGCATGGCTAACATCATGGAGAACATTCTGTCCTGTCTGCAAGCGTGACGCAAGAACCAGCACAGGTGAACCACCAGCATCAGAATCTACACCTTTACTGTCATCCAGCCCAGCATCGTCTATGCTATCATCTTTTAGATCATCATTAGCATCATCATCAGCCATGCAAATCGGCCAATCATCTCTGCAATCAACCTCCTTTTCGCGTCCCCAGTCCATCTCTACCACTCCTTACAACACATATTACCATCAATCTCCTAACTTAAGTACAAGTCAAAGCTCAGCCGATCTAAGAAATATGTCTTCACAAAGATCTCTTGGCAGTTACTTGATTTCACCTCACTCACTGGGTTACCCTTCGATATCGCCTCTTAATTCCAGATACATGTCACCATATATTCCTAGCCCAAGCAACGCTTCATCGAGTTATATTGGGTCTTCAAGTCGGCCTCCTAATCCACTGCACTACAGCGAGTCAGCTGCAAGCTTTTCACCTTTTGCATCAGCCCAGTCTCTTCCAGGATGCTAA
- the LOC140874628 gene encoding protein disulfide-isomerase 5-2-like isoform X1, giving the protein MMPSSSAIYFSVFSLHVFLLHSSIWASEYQFKLDGKVLELHDSNFDAAISTFDYVFVDFYAPWCGHCKRLSPELDKAAPLLAGLKKPIVVAKVDADKYKSLASKHDIDGYPTLKIFVHGVYTEYYGPRKADLLVRYLTKFVAPDVTILSSDSAIREFIEAAGSYFPIFIGFGLNESTISNLAIKYKKRAWFSVAKDFSDEIMTTYDFDKAPALAAIHLASNEHSIFYGPLEEKFLENYIKQNFFPLVLPLNQDTLKSLEDDPRKIVVTILNDEGNEKSKGLLKVLKAAASENRDLIFGYVGFKQWEDFAESFDVSKKTKLPKMVLWDGDEEYYLVIGSESIDETDMWTQVSKFLEGYREGRVIKKRYAGSALMDFINSQLGGRYVLILIFVVLVMVLIRSTNMEEPPTVGIRDQADDARSSTVHPQTKDLRQNENKED; this is encoded by the exons ATGATGCCTTCTTCATCAGCAATCTATTTCTCAGTTTTTTCACTTCACGTTTTCTTGCTTCATTCATCCATCTGGGCATCGGAGTATCAGTTCAAATTGGATGGTAAAGTCTTGGAGCTACACGATTCCAACTTCGACGCCGCCATTTCGACGTTCGATTACGTGTTTGTTGACTTCTATGCTCCCTGGTGCGGCCACTGCAAGCGCCTATCTCCAGag CTGGACAAAGCGGCCCCACTTTTAGCTGGACTGAAGAAGCCTATAGTCGTTGCGAAAGTAGATGCTGACAAGTACAAAAGTCTTGCTTCTAAGCATGACATTGA TGGATATCCAACTCTAAAGATATTTGTGCATGGAGTCTATACTGAATATTATGGACCAAGGAAAGCTGATTTGCTTGTTCGATATTTGACAAAATTTGTTGCTCCTGATGTCACTATTCTTAGTTCTGATTCTGCTATTAGAGAATTTATTGAAGCAGCTGGTAGTTATTTTCCTATATTCATAGGCTTTGGCTTAAATGAGTCCACGATATCAAATTTGGCTATCAAGTATAAAAAGAGAGCATGGTTTTCTGTTGCCAAGGATTTCTCTGATGAAATAATGACTACATATGATTTTGACAAGGCACCTGCCTTGGCTGCAATTCATTTAGCCTCCAATGAACATAGCATTTTCTATGGGCCTCTTGAAG AGAAATTTCTCGAGAACTACATAAAGCAGAATTTTTTCCCTCTGGTTCTGCCGTTAAATCAAGACACGTTGAAGTCTCTGGAGGATGATCCAAGAAAAATAGTTGTAACGATATTGAATGATGAAGGAAATGAGAAATCAAAAGGATTGTTAAAAGTTCTAAAGGCCGCTGCCTCTGAAAATCGTGACTTAATATTTGGTTATGTGGGGTTCAAGCAGTGGGAAGATTTTGCTGAATCATTTGATGTCTCCAAGAAAACAAAGCTTCCGAAGATGGTGTTATGGGATGGCGATGAGGAATATTATTTG GTTATTGGCTCAGAAAGCATTGATGAAACAGATATGTGGACCCAAGTATCAAAATTCCTGGAAGGTTATAGAGAAGGAAGAGTTATAAAAAAACGCTACGCTGGTTCTGCCTTGATGGATTTCATAAATTCACAACTTGGAGGGAGATATGTTCTCATTCTTATATTTGTGGTACTGGTAATGGTGCTGATCCGGTCAACAAATATGGAGGAACCTCCGACTGTGGGTATCCGAGACCAAGCCGATGATGCAAGGAGCTCCACCGTGCACCCACAAACGAAAGATTTGCGTCAAAATGAGAACAAGGAAGACTGA